In a single window of the Pseudopipra pipra isolate bDixPip1 chromosome Z, bDixPip1.hap1, whole genome shotgun sequence genome:
- the LOC135407127 gene encoding E3 ubiquitin-protein ligase Topors-like: MAPGAEEALQESGSATTAGTSQRQWEAVAEGLCPICLDNMDDTAHIIPCLHTFCFGCIQQWAAVHAVCPLCRQHFSRILHMVRADDDYQECVVASSSRQQSPAARQRVRSRSPQWRYHLRPRPNNNPTAGRRGPAERD; the protein is encoded by the coding sequence ATGGCACCCGGAGCCGAAGAGGCTCTGCAGGAGAGCGGCTCGGCCACGACGGCCGGTACGAGCCAGAGGCAGTGggaggcagtggcagaaggcCTGTGCCCCATCTGCCTGGACAACATGGACGACACAGCCCACATCATCCCCTGCCTGCACACCTTCTGCTTCGGCTGCATCCAGCAGTGGGCTGCCGTGCACGCCGTGTGCCCGCTCTGCCGGCAGCACTTCAGCCGCATCCTGCACATGGTGAGAGCGGACGACGACTACCAGGAGTGCGTGGTTGCCTCGTCCTCCCGCCAGCAGAGTCCCGCAGCCAGACAGAGAGTGCGCAGCAGATCCCCACAGTGGCGCTACCACCTGCGCCCACGGCCCAACAACAATCCCACTGCTGGGAGAAGGGGGCCGGCAGAGAGGGACTAA